The window GCAGCAAGGTCTACGTTGAGGGTTATGGCTATGCAGTTGCCGGCGACACAGGCGGCGCTATTAAAGGAAATAAAATTGATGTATTTATACCTTCCAGGGATGCTGCTCTTAAATGGGGAGTCAAAACGGTGAAGGTCACAATAGTAGAATAATCAAATGCCGCCTCAGGGCGGTTTTTTTTGGAAATTATAAATTTCGCGAATGTGGATAACTTTTTTTACTGAGTGTATCTACGTCTAGCTCCAGCGCCTACGCGTGCGCAAACTTCAGGCCTCCTCCCTACGATAAGTCATGCACGAATGCGCTATCGCTCTTCGTGATTCCTTTATCTCAGTCGAAGTCCCTCCATTTTGTACGGCATGACCACTAAGGGAAGCTCCTGAGAATAATCATCGCAGGGACAGGCGGTTCTTTCCTGTCACGAAGGCGCTTCCGCTTTTGTTCTTGAAGCATAAACATCTCACCTGAATTTGTTTTTAATACATGAGTAGTGGGTAAACTACTATTATAACAGATGAAAGGAAGATTAATATGCTCTGGACCATTGTAGGGCTGCTAGTACTCTTCTGGATCGTCGGATTACTATTCGACATCGCTGGCGGTTTAATTCATTTACTACTTGTAGCAGCTGTTGTTGTGTTTTTATTCAATATGTTTAAAAACAGGGCAAACCGGTGACTGTTAGTAAAATAAAAGGGCTGCATCCATTTTAATTTGGATGCAGCCCTTTTTGTTTAATCTGTCTCCCTAAACATACCTACATAATTTTTTGTTTTTCCGTTTTCATCCTTAATTGCCCTAATGATCAAATATTCCTGATAAATGTCACCATATTTTCGCTTGTTCCAAATAAGCCCTTCCCAATGACCTTTAATTTTGAGGTCTTCCCACATTCTTTTGTAAAATTCAATATCATGTTCACCAGACTGAAGGACGCTTGGGGTTTTTCCATGTACCTCCTCAATAGTGTATCCGGTAATCCTTGTGAAAGCGGGATTGATTTTTAGGATGATTCCATGCGGATCTGTTAATGTAATCCCTTCATTCGTAAGGGAAATAATCTCTTCAGAAACGCGCTGCTTTTCATGACTGATTGTCCACAAAACAAATATTAGTGCAGCAAGTGCAAACTGTGACAATACCATAAAACCGAACGTATATTGGTGTGTATACTGATACATCGCACCAACAACAATTGGAGGAAATGTAGCTCCAAGACCGCCAATTGCTGTAACAACGCCATTTACAATACCTGGCTGTTTATAAAAATGATGCGGCACCAGCTTGAATATTGCTCCACTTCCCAATCCTGAACAAATCGCTACGACTAAACAGCCAAAAGAAAAAATCGGCAGGGATGGAGTTAAGGATAAAAGGACGCCTGAAAGCATTAGACCTAAGAAACTAATCATTAGGATATGCCAGGGATTGAACTTATCAGCGAGCCAGCCTCCGACAACACGGGATACAATACTGGTGAATATAAACAAAGCAGTCCTAAAACCTGCATCTATCTCAAGCAAGCTAAAGTTCCTAACCATGAAGATTGGCAAGTACATAGTGAAGGTTAGAAATACGCCAAAGGTGATGAAGTAAAAAAAGCTAAGCAGCCAGAGCCTTTTATTCTTGTATACTTTAAAAAATTGGTCTCTTAAAGGTTCCTCTTCAGTCTTTTCATATTTGTCACCCAAGAGGAAGTTTAGCAATGCTAAAAATAGTACTAAATAAAGATAAATTTCTACCGTATCTCTCCAGCCAATTTTCGAAGCAAGAACTGGTGCGATAAAGGCAGTCAAAGCAGTACCGATGGTGCCGACTGCATAAATTCCATTGACCATTCCATGCTTTGTATCCGGAAAATACTTTGGCAAGGATGTTGTTCCCACTGAGAAAACCGCTCCTCCGAAACCTAGAAACAAGCCAGCGGCGAGCAGGGGAAGCACTGAATTGGAATATTGGACGAGCAATATAGGAACAATCAATATGAAGAAACTGACACTAAACAATATTCTTGCCCCAAATCTCCCTGTTAAATATCCGGCTGGCAACCTGAATAGAGACCCAAGAAAAACAGGGAGGGCGATAACCCAAGCTGTTTGAGTTGTAGTTATGTTTAAATCAACCTCAATAAAGGGCATTAATGAGGCAATAATCACCCACACCATAAATCCGCCGATGAGGCTAGCTGTTTGCAAAACTAATTGCCTTACTCCCTGATTCATAAAAATCCCCTTTTTTTAACATACAGCACTTGGGAAAGACTGTATTTACTTTTTATAAGCTAACAATAATATAAGTATATTAAATCGGTGTCCAAAAAACCATTAAGTAAATAGAAATATCCAGTTGCAAGCAGATTAGGATGCCTTAACAAAACACAAAGGAATAGTTTCTCTTGGTTTTTTTAAAAGCTGGATTTATGATTATAAAGAAATTGAAGGTGGTATACGATTAGGTATCAATCAAGCCTATGAAAACCGAAAGAGAAAAGATTATTAATTGTTTGGCCACCAAAGGAGTGATAAAAGTGATTAATCAGTACGCTGTAATTGGCTTAGGCAGGTTTGGCATGGGGCTTGCGGAAAGTTTAGTTGAAGCAGGACAAGAAGTGATGGGTGTTGATACAAATGCAGAACGGGTTGAGGACGCCCAGGTTTTACTCACTCATGCGGTTATTGCTGATTCCACTGACCCGGACGCACTTAAATCAATTGGGATCCGGAACTTCGATACTGTTGTTGTAGCAATCGGAAATGATATTCAGGCGAGTATCCTTAGTGTTCTTCTTTTAAAAGAAGAAGGAGTAAAAAAGGTTATTGCTAAGGCGATCAATAAGCCACACGGGCAGGTGCTGGAAAAGGTTGGGGCGGACTGGGTGATATTCCCTGAACGTGATATGGGGGAACGGGTAGCCCATATGCTGCTTTCCCCTAATGTGTTGAACTTTATCGAATTATCCAAGGATTATAGTGTCGAGGAAATGAAAATCCCTGGTTCAATGACCCATAAAACATTGAGGGACCTGGACCTCCGCGCAAGATTTAATCTAAGTGTCATTGCAATCAGACATGGAAAGAAAATAAATATATCACCTTCTCCTGATGAAGCCATCCTGGAAGGTGATGTCCTTGTCGTAATCGGTGAAAAAAAGGATCTTGAACGATTTGGAAATCTAACTTAAAAAGAGGAACGGATGCAAGTTGATCCGTTTCTCTTTTTGTTTAAAAAGCCATATTAATATAGAAAGCCTTGCTTAATTAGCCCAAGTTGAGAGGCTCTCAAGCCATACACCGCCAAGCGTGTGTTTAACACCTTTTGTCTTCCCATTTCCACTTCCTGTAAGGTAAAATATAGGAAAGAAATATATATTTTTAAAAAAGGGGATTTGCAGGGTGATTGATTTAAGAAGCGATACTGTAACAAAACCGACAGAAGAAATGAGGCTTGCTTCCTATAGGGCAGAGGTAGGGGATGATGTGTACGGTGAAGACCCGACTGTTAAAAAACTTGAGGAAACAGCGGCGGAAATGCTTGGCAAGGAAGAAGCCCTGTTTGTGACAAGCGGGACGCAAGGAAATCAGCTGGCAATTTTAGTCCATTGCAAACCAGGGCAAGAAATCCTCCTTGAGGAGGATTCACATATTTTTTATTATGAGGCGGCTACTGCATCCGCACTTGCTGGAGTGCAAACTAGAACGATTAAGGGGAGCTTTGGCGCAATGGATCCGGCTCTTGTCGATGCAGCCATCAGGGAGGACGATATTCACTTTCCAGAGACAGGCTTGATTTGCCTCGAGAATACGCACAACAGAGCAGGAGGATCAGTCCTTTCTTTAGAACATATGGAAGCCATACATACTGTTGGAAAAACAAACCTGGTACCGGTACATATTGATGGAGCAAGGCTCTTTAATGCGGCAGTGGCACTTGGCGTTCCTATTTCGGATCTTGCCCGCCATTCCGATACATTACAAGTGTGCTTGTCCAAAGGCCTCGGCGCGCCGGTAGGGTCTTTGCTGGCTGGAAGCAGCGAGTTTATTAGAAAGGCCAGGAAGTGGCGTAAACGCCTTGGGGGAGGTATGCGCCAGGCGGGAGTCATTGCGGCGCCTGGGTTGATTGCCCTAACACAAATGGTCGATCGACTGGCGGAGGACCATGAAAATGCCAAAGTTCTTGCTGAGGGGATAATGAATATTGCCGGGCTGCGCATTGCCAATAATGTTAAAACCAATATTGTTGTGACCGATGTCAGCCAAACAGGTTTGGGCGAAAAGGCGTTTGTAGAGAAACTTAAAGAACAAGGGATCCTTACTGGGTCGGTAGGCACAGGACTAATCAGGATTGTTACGAATTATGATGTGAGCAAGGACGATATCCAGTCAGCATTGACCGCAATCCAAGCAGTTGTTCGAGCAAAATAAAAACAATAGATTATAGGGGGATGTCGAGTGTTTGCGAATACCGGTGCTGCCGAAGATAAAAATGTTAAAATGGTTGCTTATACTATTATCCTGTTTATTAGCAGCTTATTTGCTCCATTTGTAATTGTTGCTTCAATACAAAGCATGTTCTTCTATGAAAGGGAATATTGGTTTTTTGAAACTCCCGCATCAGCTTATTTGATCTTTATGGCAGGGATGTTTCTAGCTGCAATTGTAATGTCCGCTTATTTGATTTTGAATTGGAAGTGGGAACATAAACGATTGCCTTGGATTTTAGCTGGAGGGCTTGTTTTATGTATTCCTTTGCTTGCCGCTGGGATTGATCATTATTACTACGCGAATGAAAAAGGTGTTTATTTAAATGAGGCTGCCGGAGTTGGTACAAAGGAATATGAATGGACTAAATTTACGGCGGTAAAGAAGGTTTATGTTAAAAGCAATCAGGGCCAGGTGAGCCTTGATAATTATACCTTTACAACTGAGAGCGGGGAAAAGGTTGTACTGAGAAATTCCAATAAATTTTATGATGCCAAGCCGCGGATTGACGAAATTATTGAAGGACAGGGATTAAAGGTTTCAGACAACTTCCATAATCCGATTATGGAAAAACAATAATCAAAAGAAGCGCCTTCAAAATGAAGTGCGCTTTTTTCTGTTAAGAAAGGGTCTCAGGACCTTTAAATATGTCCAACGGTTTTAGGGCAAAGGATTGATCAACATATATAAAAGCATCATATCTTTCGGAAATAACCGAAGGAACATAATTACCATAATGCTCGTACTCGGGATTGTAGACAACTCCAATTGCGCGATGGCCCATACGCTCGGAAAACAGGTTACGGTTCTCCTCGGTAAATAAAAGCCATTTATTATAGTCGCCAGCCTGGTGCAAGGCATCTTCCCAACTGAAAGCCTGTGCGGGTGGCACGTCCATTTCTTCATAAGATGAGCCCCAGGCTTCCCCTGCGATGACGGTCCCGCGGTGGGTGCCAAATCCGGTGATGAATACATCCTTCTGTCGATTTTGTTCCCTGACGATCTGGCCCACATTGATCATACCGGCTTCCCTCATATCGGTGGCCCTTGCATCCCCAACATGAGTATTATGCTCCCATATTATCGCGCGGGCGTCGGGACCATGAAATTTCAAAATCGCATTCAAAGCTTCGACCATATGCATATCTCGTGTATTCCAGGATTCAGAATCGCTTAAAACCATTAATCGATAATATTGTTCGGCATTGGCAGCGACAAGCGCGTTAACTTCAAGGCTTAGAGCTGCTTCCGAATCATTTGGGTCTGTTTCAACTGACTTACGGATTCTCGACAATAAGTCAACAACTTCATTTGAGCATCCTTCCGACAGATAACCAGCGGAGATTGCGTACGTTTCATTGTTCCGGTTAAAAGGTTCGAAGCAGGAGAATGCCTTTATGGCAGCCGGCAGCTCTGGAGAGTTAATTTTTTTAAGGTACGAGACTACTTCATCCATTGATTCCCACAAACTGTATACATCTAGCCCGTAAAATCCTGCTTTCTTTCCTTCCTCCAGATTCATATTATGCTGTTTCAACCATTCGAGCAACGATACGATTTCTTTGTTGGCCCACATCCAGGTCGGCCATCTGTGAAATGCTTTTAAAACTTCTTCAGGGCTTCTATTGTCGGTTTGAGATTTTATATAGGAATTTACGGTGTGGCAAGATGGCCAGTCTCCTTCAACAGCAATAAATGAAAATCCTTTCTCCTGTATCAGCCTCTTTGTGATTTCCGCCCGAAGTGTATAAAATTCTGACGTTCCGTGTGAAGCTTCGCCAAGGAGCACAATCCGGGCCTCTCCCATTTTATCAATAAGAGAATTCAGGCCTTCTATATTTTCAAAAGGGTGGGCCCACTTCTCGATTGATTCCTTTAAGGGTATTTTCATATATACACCTCTTTTGGTATAAATCTGTGTTAATACTTGTTGAAAATCAGCATAGTTTGTCTTTGTCTGCCGAAAGTTCCTTATTTTTATCATCGCAATTTGTCAGTACTTGCGCTTGCCTGGGAAATAGATGTAGTAATATTTCCTGTTTTCTCGATTATTTTTCCATCAGTATTAAGAGAGTAAATTAAATTTCTAAATGAGCTGTTCGAAAACATTATTCAAGTGTTCAGCTCTGGTATCATCCTGTTCGTCACGGGCATAATTAATTTCCTCTGGCAGGATCGTATTCAGGAATTGAATGTCCTTTTCTGATAAAGAACTTACGAATTCTTCCTCCGATGAATAATTTTTTTCGAGCAAGTCGTAAATACGCTTTCCTTGACCATGTCCTTCAGTATAGTTCGAAACAATTTCCCTTAAGTATTGCAGTGATTGATCCATGTTTTTTCCTCCTTTAATTACTCTTTTCCTATGAGCTCCAATATTGGTTTGACTGCGGAAAGGAGTGTGGGTGCACTGTTGTCCGCGGAAGTATCACCGTCTCCAATGAATACAGTTTTACAGCCAGCAGCCTTCCCGGCTTCGATGTCCCGCTCGTGATCTCCCACCATAACAGAAGCTTGCAGATCGATATTATGTTTTTTCGCCAAATCTTCCAGCATCCCAGGGTTTGGTTTTCGGCAAATACAACCCTCGTGTGGTTTATGAGGACAATAAGCGATATCTGAAATAGTTCCGCCCTTTTCTTTAATCAATTTAATTAAATGATTGTGCACCTTTTGCAATTTTTGCTCAGTCATAAACCCTAGGCCTATTCCTCCTTGATTAGTTACGATAAAGACTGGATAGCCTGCTTTTGTAAGTTCAGCTACAGCCGCCGCGGCACCCTCGAGCAAGAATAATTGCTTTGGGGTATTAACAAATTTCACTCGTTTTGTCAGGACTTCGTTTAAAACACCATCTCTGTCCAGGAATACTGCACTTTTCAACTAGTTCACCTCCGCACCTTTCAAGAAAAGCGCAAGCGCCTCGCTTCAGGCAAAATGCGCCTCGCGACAGGAAAAAAGCCTCCTGTCTCTGCGATGTAAATTCACGGATGATTTCCTTTTGTCTCTGCATGATTATTCTCAGAAGCTTTCCTTGTGCTACCGCTTTTTCTTCGTACGATGCTTATGCCGCCGAGGCACTCTTTGTGGAGCTAAACAGTAATCGAAAAAATACACTTTCATATATTTTAAAATGCCCTGAAGCGCCAATAAATATCGGGCCATGGAACTTATAAAGTCTGTTCCTTTTTTTGAATATGTCTAAACAGAGTTAGAAAAATTCCTCTCAGCTGCCAGGAATATATGGTCAGTATTTTCGATTCCAGCCTGGCAACCATTTAGTAATTGAGAAATGGCTGCGTGCAGATTTTGGCAAATTGTAATTCTTGCCAGCAGTTTTTTTAAATCTGTAAATGCTTAGAAGAAGGCTTTTTCGAAATTCCATGAAGAGATAAATTTTTTCTTCATCATCCAGACTCTTAACACCAGCCTGTACTACTTTTTAGCTTTATTGAATAAAATGGAACATCTTATAGATTCGGGGAGAAGCAAAATGACGATGCGCAGATTTGCTAGGAAGGGTGGATTGGTTATAGCGGGAGGCGTTATCCAGGGAATGGGTATGGGCCTTTTCTTGTTTCCACATAGCATTCCATCAGGGGGGGCAGGGGGACTAGCCGTTTTGCTGCATTATTTCCTTCATCTCGACATGGGCTTGGCACTATGGGCAGTAAACTTTTCCATGCTGGTTCTTGCGATTAAATACCTTGGAAACGAGAGTACTCTTTGGACAATGTTTGCCATTACGATTACATCTGCATCCATTTATGTTAGCCAAAAAACAATAGACATCCCATTTCGGAATGTCTGGATTGATTTAGTTATCGGATCACTTTTCCTAGGAGCAGGAGTCGGCCTACTATTAAGGCAGGGTGTATCGAATGGCGGAGTCGGTGTCCTGGCCCTAATTATTTCAAATGTAAAAGGGATTTTGCCAGGAAAGCCATTGTTTTGGATCAATGGCTGTATTTTTATCCTGACTGCGTCAATTATTGCGTGGGAGATCATCATTCAGGCTTTAATCAGCCAGTGGATTTCCGCCAGGATTGTCGATGTTGTCTTTAAAATAAGGCTTTATAGCGCATACTCCCTGGCTTTTCGAAAAAAGTAAAATGGGCCTATACATAATTGTAGCGGAACGAATCCCTGCTTTTATCGTTTTTGTCTTTATTATTGGACTTAACATGGATTAGCAGTAAACATAAAAGCGCTACTACTAGTGTTAAGGAAGCTATCGTCAGAAACATACCTGTTCTCGACCATTCAATTAGCCTGGTAAAAATAGGCGGGCCGACTGCAACCCCGATAAAGCGGACCGACCCATACAAGGAAGTGACAAAGCCCCGCCGTTCTTTTCCTACGGATCCAGTGATTAAACTATTTAAGCATG is drawn from Bacillus sp. FJAT-18017 and contains these coding sequences:
- a CDS encoding erythromycin esterase family protein → MKIPLKESIEKWAHPFENIEGLNSLIDKMGEARIVLLGEASHGTSEFYTLRAEITKRLIQEKGFSFIAVEGDWPSCHTVNSYIKSQTDNRSPEEVLKAFHRWPTWMWANKEIVSLLEWLKQHNMNLEEGKKAGFYGLDVYSLWESMDEVVSYLKKINSPELPAAIKAFSCFEPFNRNNETYAISAGYLSEGCSNEVVDLLSRIRKSVETDPNDSEAALSLEVNALVAANAEQYYRLMVLSDSESWNTRDMHMVEALNAILKFHGPDARAIIWEHNTHVGDARATDMREAGMINVGQIVREQNRQKDVFITGFGTHRGTVIAGEAWGSSYEEMDVPPAQAFSWEDALHQAGDYNKWLLFTEENRNLFSERMGHRAIGVVYNPEYEHYGNYVPSVISERYDAFIYVDQSFALKPLDIFKGPETLS
- a CDS encoding potassium channel family protein; translated protein: MINQYAVIGLGRFGMGLAESLVEAGQEVMGVDTNAERVEDAQVLLTHAVIADSTDPDALKSIGIRNFDTVVVAIGNDIQASILSVLLLKEEGVKKVIAKAINKPHGQVLEKVGADWVIFPERDMGERVAHMLLSPNVLNFIELSKDYSVEEMKIPGSMTHKTLRDLDLRARFNLSVIAIRHGKKINISPSPDEAILEGDVLVVIGEKKDLERFGNLT
- a CDS encoding YitT family protein; amino-acid sequence: MTMRRFARKGGLVIAGGVIQGMGMGLFLFPHSIPSGGAGGLAVLLHYFLHLDMGLALWAVNFSMLVLAIKYLGNESTLWTMFAITITSASIYVSQKTIDIPFRNVWIDLVIGSLFLGAGVGLLLRQGVSNGGVGVLALIISNVKGILPGKPLFWINGCIFILTASIIAWEIIIQALISQWISARIVDVVFKIRLYSAYSLAFRKK
- the ltaE gene encoding low-specificity L-threonine aldolase, whose product is MIDLRSDTVTKPTEEMRLASYRAEVGDDVYGEDPTVKKLEETAAEMLGKEEALFVTSGTQGNQLAILVHCKPGQEILLEEDSHIFYYEAATASALAGVQTRTIKGSFGAMDPALVDAAIREDDIHFPETGLICLENTHNRAGGSVLSLEHMEAIHTVGKTNLVPVHIDGARLFNAAVALGVPISDLARHSDTLQVCLSKGLGAPVGSLLAGSSEFIRKARKWRKRLGGGMRQAGVIAAPGLIALTQMVDRLAEDHENAKVLAEGIMNIAGLRIANNVKTNIVVTDVSQTGLGEKAFVEKLKEQGILTGSVGTGLIRIVTNYDVSKDDIQSALTAIQAVVRAK
- a CDS encoding sigma-G-dependent sporulation-specific acid-soluble spore protein CsgA encodes the protein MDQSLQYLREIVSNYTEGHGQGKRIYDLLEKNYSSEEEFVSSLSEKDIQFLNTILPEEINYARDEQDDTRAEHLNNVFEQLI
- a CDS encoding D-glycero-alpha-D-manno-heptose-1,7-bisphosphate 7-phosphatase produces the protein MKSAVFLDRDGVLNEVLTKRVKFVNTPKQLFLLEGAAAAVAELTKAGYPVFIVTNQGGIGLGFMTEQKLQKVHNHLIKLIKEKGGTISDIAYCPHKPHEGCICRKPNPGMLEDLAKKHNIDLQASVMVGDHERDIEAGKAAGCKTVFIGDGDTSADNSAPTLLSAVKPILELIGKE
- a CDS encoding MFS transporter yields the protein MNQGVRQLVLQTASLIGGFMVWVIIASLMPFIEVDLNITTTQTAWVIALPVFLGSLFRLPAGYLTGRFGARILFSVSFFILIVPILLVQYSNSVLPLLAAGLFLGFGGAVFSVGTTSLPKYFPDTKHGMVNGIYAVGTIGTALTAFIAPVLASKIGWRDTVEIYLYLVLFLALLNFLLGDKYEKTEEEPLRDQFFKVYKNKRLWLLSFFYFITFGVFLTFTMYLPIFMVRNFSLLEIDAGFRTALFIFTSIVSRVVGGWLADKFNPWHILMISFLGLMLSGVLLSLTPSLPIFSFGCLVVAICSGLGSGAIFKLVPHHFYKQPGIVNGVVTAIGGLGATFPPIVVGAMYQYTHQYTFGFMVLSQFALAALIFVLWTISHEKQRVSEEIISLTNEGITLTDPHGIILKINPAFTRITGYTIEEVHGKTPSVLQSGEHDIEFYKRMWEDLKIKGHWEGLIWNKRKYGDIYQEYLIIRAIKDENGKTKNYVGMFRETD
- a CDS encoding lmo0937 family membrane protein, coding for MLWTIVGLLVLFWIVGLLFDIAGGLIHLLLVAAVVVFLFNMFKNRANR